The genomic segment GGCTCGACGAAACCGCGGCACACGGCGACCCGCTCGGGGCTCTTGGCGATGTTGGCCCCGATCAGCTCGGTGATCAGGTAGCCGTACAGGTTGGCCAGGCCCGGCGCGCCCGACCAGGCCTCGACGTCCAGGCTGACCTGCAGCTCGATGACGATCTCCTGCGCGTGCGTGATCTTCTCGTGGGCGGTTTCGAGCTCGCCCGCCCGCAGCGCCTCCTCGCCCTGCGCCAGGTCGAGGACCAGCCGGTCGTACAGCATGATCAGCAGCTTGGCGGGCGAGGCGGTCTGGATCGAGTCCTGCAGGTAGCGGTTGCGAAGGTTCGGGGCGGTCATGGTCATCGGTCTCCTAGGTCAGGGCCCTGCGACGGCTGGTCGGGGCG from the Paractinoplanes abujensis genome contains:
- the fliS gene encoding flagellar export chaperone FliS produces the protein MTMTAPNLRNRYLQDSIQTASPAKLLIMLYDRLVLDLAQGEEALRAGELETAHEKITHAQEIVIELQVSLDVEAWSGAPGLANLYGYLITELIGANIAKSPERVAVCRGFVEPLRDAWRDAAAAAVAG